A single Marinobacter sp. es.042 DNA region contains:
- the senB gene encoding selenoneine biosynthesis selenosugar synthase SenB produces the protein MHLITITPAQPDSKAGNRATAERWKSLLETAGHSVEVVTEYHGEPCDAFIALHAWRSVYAIRQFRETWPGKPLIVALTGTDLYHHQYEYPDDTRYSMSVADALVGLHDLVAHDMPPGFASKLVTLYQSAEGPEALPAPQADLKKGSFGVCVIGHLRDEKDALRAAYAARLLPEESKIQVFCAGKALKDEWRHKAEREMTENPRFHWLGELDKTSTRQLMTNSQVMVISSVMEGGANVVSEACRAGLPVLASDIPGNVGLLGRDYAGYFPVGDEQALAELLCRSETDPRFLATLKKQVGKLAGRFIPEKERASLEQALHLAMQHCSQRR, from the coding sequence ATGCACCTCATAACGATCACGCCGGCACAGCCGGATTCGAAAGCAGGAAACCGGGCAACCGCGGAGCGATGGAAGTCCTTGTTGGAAACTGCCGGGCACTCGGTCGAGGTGGTTACTGAATACCACGGTGAGCCCTGCGATGCATTTATAGCCCTGCATGCCTGGCGGAGTGTCTACGCCATACGACAATTCCGTGAAACCTGGCCTGGAAAGCCCCTCATCGTCGCGCTCACCGGCACGGATCTCTATCACCACCAGTACGAGTACCCGGATGATACCCGATATTCCATGTCCGTAGCCGATGCACTTGTTGGTTTGCACGATCTGGTAGCTCACGACATGCCCCCCGGTTTCGCCAGCAAGCTGGTCACGCTATACCAATCTGCCGAAGGGCCGGAAGCCCTTCCGGCGCCGCAAGCGGATCTCAAGAAGGGGAGTTTCGGCGTTTGTGTCATTGGCCATCTTCGGGACGAAAAGGACGCTCTCCGGGCGGCTTATGCTGCCCGATTGCTGCCGGAGGAATCGAAGATCCAGGTTTTTTGCGCCGGCAAGGCCCTCAAGGACGAGTGGCGCCACAAAGCGGAACGGGAAATGACTGAAAACCCGCGCTTCCACTGGCTTGGGGAGCTGGATAAAACCAGCACTCGGCAGTTGATGACAAACAGCCAGGTAATGGTGATCAGCTCGGTGATGGAGGGTGGCGCAAACGTGGTATCGGAGGCCTGCCGGGCTGGCTTACCGGTACTGGCATCCGATATCCCGGGAAATGTCGGTTTGTTGGGGCGGGACTATGCCGGATATTTCCCCGTGGGAGACGAACAGGCACTGGCCGAACTACTGTGCCGCTCAGAGACCGATCCGCGTTTTCTCGCTACGCTGAAAAAACAGGTGGGCAAGCTCGCCGGACGTTTTATACCAGAGAAGGAGCGGGCGTCCCTGGAGCAGGCGCTGCACCTTGCGATGCAGCACTGCTCACAGAGGCGTTAA
- the selD gene encoding selenide, water dikinase SelD: MRTPDQPVLRDIVLIGGGHSHVGVLRRFAMNPVPGVRLTVICRDTHTPYSGMLPGYVAGHYSYDDVHIDLSRLAEYAGARFYRAEAMGIDRNRKRVICRGRPDVPYDILSINIGSSPRVNEVEGASDHAVPVKPITGFNNRWLALLSRIENHDGPLAVAVVGAGAGGVELTLAMQFRLKNELKQRGKDPGQLHFHLFDAADEILPTHNPKVREVFRKTLSNRGVMVHLGSPVSKVQEGLLITESGETLQTDEVLWVTRAGGPEWLKDTGLALDDGLFLRVRDTLQVENDDSVFAAGDIANVINHPREKAGVFAVRQGPPLADNLKRLATGKDPKDFHPQKNWLALISTGDKYAVASRGDLQFDGAWVWRWKDWIDRRFMKKFNDLPPMEEESKLPDTAAAQNAEEASQAISAVAMRCGGCGAKVGSTVLSRALGELKPIERDDILIGLHAPDDAAVLTVPPGKAVVHTVDFFRAFIDDPYIFGKVAANHSLGDVFAMGAEAQSATAVATVPYGIESKVEDVVYQMMSGAVEVLNEAGCALVGGHTGEGKELALGFAVNGLIDPEEVMSKGGLKAGDALILTKPIGTGTLFAAHAKLAAKGRWIDSALASMVQSNKAAADCLRKFGSKACTDVTGFGLLGHLVEMTKPSGVDAELDLSAIPILPGAEETAAAGILSSLQPANIRLRRGIRDQEKWVNHARYPLTFDPQTAGGLLASVAADKAEECVRELKALGYPHAAIIGRIKAQDETGPIEPISLRD; this comes from the coding sequence ATGCGAACGCCTGACCAGCCTGTTTTACGGGACATTGTCCTGATTGGCGGCGGGCACAGCCACGTCGGGGTACTCAGGCGGTTCGCCATGAACCCTGTCCCCGGCGTGCGCTTGACCGTGATCTGCCGCGACACCCACACCCCCTATTCCGGCATGCTGCCTGGCTACGTGGCCGGCCACTATAGCTACGACGACGTCCACATCGATCTGAGCCGCCTGGCGGAATACGCTGGTGCGCGTTTTTACAGGGCCGAAGCCATGGGCATCGACCGGAATCGGAAGCGGGTTATCTGCCGCGGTCGCCCGGATGTGCCCTACGACATACTGTCGATCAATATTGGCTCGTCTCCGCGGGTCAATGAAGTGGAAGGCGCTTCCGATCACGCGGTTCCGGTGAAGCCAATCACCGGCTTCAACAACCGCTGGCTTGCACTGCTCTCTCGTATCGAGAATCACGACGGGCCGCTGGCGGTTGCGGTGGTTGGCGCCGGTGCCGGTGGCGTTGAGCTGACTCTCGCCATGCAGTTTCGCCTGAAGAATGAACTGAAACAGCGTGGTAAAGATCCAGGGCAGCTGCATTTCCACCTCTTTGACGCCGCCGATGAAATTCTGCCAACCCACAATCCCAAGGTGCGTGAGGTTTTCCGAAAAACCCTGTCGAACCGTGGCGTGATGGTCCATCTGGGATCGCCAGTCAGCAAGGTTCAGGAAGGGTTATTGATTACCGAATCCGGCGAAACCCTGCAAACGGACGAAGTGCTTTGGGTAACCCGGGCTGGTGGCCCGGAATGGCTCAAGGACACAGGCCTGGCGCTCGATGATGGCCTGTTCCTGAGAGTACGCGATACCCTGCAAGTGGAGAACGACGACAGCGTTTTTGCGGCCGGCGACATCGCCAACGTAATAAACCACCCCCGAGAAAAAGCGGGGGTATTTGCGGTAAGACAGGGACCTCCCCTCGCCGACAACCTCAAGCGGCTTGCAACTGGCAAGGACCCGAAGGATTTTCATCCTCAGAAGAATTGGTTAGCGCTAATCAGCACCGGGGACAAATACGCTGTGGCCTCCCGGGGAGATCTGCAGTTCGACGGCGCCTGGGTCTGGCGCTGGAAAGACTGGATCGATCGCCGCTTCATGAAGAAGTTCAATGATCTGCCTCCAATGGAGGAAGAATCCAAACTTCCGGATACGGCCGCCGCGCAGAATGCCGAGGAAGCCTCCCAGGCCATTTCGGCGGTTGCCATGCGTTGTGGTGGTTGTGGCGCCAAGGTGGGCAGCACGGTTCTTTCGCGAGCCCTCGGAGAGCTGAAACCCATCGAGCGGGACGATATCCTGATCGGCCTTCACGCCCCGGACGACGCCGCCGTTTTGACAGTACCACCCGGCAAAGCCGTAGTTCATACCGTGGATTTCTTCCGTGCGTTCATTGACGACCCTTACATCTTCGGCAAGGTGGCGGCCAATCATAGTCTGGGTGACGTCTTTGCCATGGGCGCCGAAGCCCAGAGTGCCACGGCCGTTGCCACGGTGCCTTACGGCATTGAATCCAAGGTTGAGGATGTCGTCTATCAGATGATGTCTGGTGCTGTTGAAGTGCTGAACGAGGCAGGATGCGCGCTTGTTGGCGGGCACACCGGCGAGGGCAAGGAACTGGCCCTGGGCTTTGCAGTCAACGGCCTGATCGACCCGGAAGAAGTCATGAGCAAAGGTGGCCTGAAAGCGGGCGATGCCCTGATTCTCACCAAGCCCATAGGCACAGGCACCTTGTTTGCCGCACACGCGAAGCTGGCTGCCAAAGGTCGGTGGATCGACTCTGCACTCGCCTCCATGGTCCAGTCCAACAAAGCGGCGGCTGACTGCCTCAGGAAATTTGGATCAAAAGCCTGTACCGACGTTACCGGCTTCGGTCTCCTCGGGCATCTGGTTGAAATGACCAAACCCTCGGGTGTGGATGCCGAGCTGGATCTCTCTGCCATCCCGATCCTTCCCGGCGCGGAGGAAACAGCAGCAGCAGGGATTCTCAGTTCGCTGCAACCCGCTAACATTCGGTTGCGCCGCGGTATCCGGGATCAGGAAAAGTGGGTAAATCATGCCCGCTATCCCCTGACTTTTGACCCTCAAACAGCGGGTGGCCTGCTGGCAAGCGTTGCGGCGGATAAGGCGGAAGAATGTGTACGGGAACTCAAAGCCCTGGGTTACCCACACGCTGCTATCATTGGGCGAATTAAAGCCCAGGATGAGACCGGCCCGATCGAGCCCATTTCCCTGAGGGATTAA
- a CDS encoding helix-hairpin-helix domain-containing protein, with protein MAKKAKQNVDKIVKKVNKEFEKTSSQIEGLVNDALKQFDSLQNQVQEPVRKLLKEIDELRDREMKRFHEEFERRLEEFHELQSSILERLGVASKEAGEEVKKLTDEVSKEASTAAKKSAPKKTAKTASKAKGSTSKPAAKKPAAKKPAAKKAPAAKAAKPVDKSDLTLVKGIGPATAKKMKDAGITSIDQIANPSAEDQEKLKAFSNVKGYSQFSAEAKKIG; from the coding sequence ATGGCGAAGAAAGCCAAACAGAACGTTGATAAAATCGTGAAAAAGGTCAACAAGGAGTTCGAAAAGACTTCTTCCCAGATCGAAGGCCTGGTGAACGATGCGCTGAAGCAGTTCGACAGCTTGCAGAACCAGGTTCAGGAGCCTGTTCGCAAGCTGCTGAAGGAAATCGACGAGCTTCGCGACCGCGAGATGAAGCGTTTCCACGAAGAGTTTGAGCGTCGCCTGGAAGAGTTCCATGAACTGCAGAGCAGCATTCTTGAGCGGCTTGGGGTGGCTTCCAAGGAAGCGGGTGAAGAGGTCAAGAAGCTCACAGATGAAGTGAGTAAAGAGGCCAGCACGGCAGCCAAGAAATCAGCGCCGAAGAAAACCGCCAAAACAGCTTCCAAAGCCAAAGGCTCAACCAGCAAGCCTGCGGCGAAAAAGCCGGCTGCCAAGAAGCCTGCAGCCAAGAAAGCACCAGCGGCCAAGGCTGCAAAGCCGGTCGACAAGAGTGACCTGACGCTGGTTAAAGGTATCGGTCCGGCCACCGCCAAGAAGATGAAGGACGCTGGCATTACCTCCATCGACCAGATCGCCAATCCGTCTGCCGAAGACCAGGAAAAGCTGAAGGCCTTCTCAAACGTCAAGGGATACAGCCAATTCAGCGCTGAAGCCAAGAAAATCGGCTGA